One part of the Kryptolebias marmoratus isolate JLee-2015 linkage group LG13, ASM164957v2, whole genome shotgun sequence genome encodes these proteins:
- the LOC108238975 gene encoding ras and Rab interactor 1 isoform X1, whose protein sequence is MHVAHPGRCWNEMAQQEEPLYDFPEPPKPCQRKLPCPQRGRGSLRSISVLDRLLLTLPVWLQLSINPATALHILQREPPGTFLVRKSRTSQRKVLCVRLADDSVPSFVQQFGIREEQSTLSLESSAISFPDLPRLVSFYCVSRDVLPFPLELPEAIAKASSHKQLESISHMGIEFWSSHLNVRGPREAPKPRKDQDKKPDVATSVSPPPLPDSPPHPDSDSRPPAAPESDTGEKKPDQSPTLFHEFCPITTRSPRELDCGAGQGALCFINPLFLQSQNALCRRRMFKRSLKVRVSTETLTLLSPPLAPPPPPPLMPKTRGRCKGQKAGKGGAQPSAAAADDSQPQKQEAPSGTPHFLFEVQEEDRSTAGVEEEDASAQLPAIKEDLLDEYMTPPVTNSHSLSPYHSPSVSPMAPPLFPKSSQSLSAHNSPSASPSLSPYQSPSLSPKVLSSLSPNHSPSISPSLSPVSSSPSPLTEPPCCTPAAPSGAERESEEEEEEPLTDRNQEEEEEEDLNEEESVASQLSAASLEEREDEEAGGTSLLSANERNV, encoded by the exons ATGCATGTTGCACACCCAGGAAGATGTTGGAATGAG atggCGCAGCAGGAAGAGCCTCTGTATGACTTCCCGGAGCCCCCCAAGCCGTGCCAACGCAAGCTGCCCTGTCCTCAGCGGGGACGGGGGTCCCTGAGGAGCATCAGCGTGCTGGACCGCCTCCTGCTGACGCTTCCCGTCTGGCTCCAGCTGTCGATCAACCCTGCCACCGCGCTGCACATCCTGCAGAGAGAGCCTCCCGGG ACGTTCCTGGTGAGGAAGTCCCGCACGTCCCAAAGGAAAGTGCTGTGTGTTCGTTTGGCGGATGACAGCGTGCCGTCCTTCGTCCAGCAGTTTGGCATCAGGGAGGAACAGTCCA CTCTGTCTCTGGAGTCTTCAGCCATCAGCTTTCCAGATCTCCCAAGGCTCGTTTCCTTTTACTGTGTCAGCAG AGATGTGCTGCCTTTCCCCCTGGAGCTCCCTGAAGCCATCGCTAAAGCTTCCTCGCACAAGCAACTGGAGTCCATCTCTCACATGGGGATAG agtTCTGGAGTTCCCACCTAAACGTCCGAGGGCCACGAGAAGCGCCCAAGCCCAGGAAAGACCAGGACAAGAAGCCAGATGTTGCCACATCCGTTTCACCTCCGCCCCTGCCAGATTCCCCTCCCCATCCGGACTCAGACAGCCGTCCTCCGGCCGCGCCCGAATCAGACACCGGCGAGAAAAAACCCGACCAAAGTCCCACGCTGTTCCACGAGTTCTGCCCGATCACGACGCGCAGCCCCCGCGAGCTGGACTGCGGCGCCGGCCAGGGGGCACTCTGCTTCATCAACCCGCTCTTCCTGCAGTCCCAGAACGCCCTGTGCAGGCGGCGCATGTTCAAACGCAGCCTCAAGGTTCGGGTTTCCACGGAGACGCTGACCCTGCTTTCGCCTCCGCTCGCGCCGCCACCTCCTCCGCCTCTCATGCCAAAAACCAGAGGGAGGTGCAAGGGCCAGAAGGCGGGGAAAGGAGGCGCTCAGCCCAGCGCGGCCGCAGCTGACGACTCCCAGCCTCAGAAACAGGAGGCCCCATCGGGAactcctcacttcctgtttgaggtgCAGGAGGAGGACCGCAGCACAGCAGGAGTCGAGGAGGAAGACGCCTCAGCTCAGCTTCCAGCGATAAAGGAGGATCTTCTAGATGAATACATGACTCCTCCAGTGACCAACTCCCACTCCCTCTCTCCTTACCACTCCCCCTCCGTTTCTCCCATGGCACCTCCTCTTTTCCCCAAATCCTCTCAGTCGCTCTCCGCTCATAATTCCCCGTCTGCCTCTCCATCCCTCTCCCCTTACCAGTCTCCATCTTTATCCCCTAAAGTCCTGTCGTCCCTCTCACCAAACCACTCGCCCAGcatctctccctccctctcccccgtctcctcctccccctccccactGACAGAACCGCCCTGCTGCACGCCTGCTGCTCCTTCAGGAGCAGAGCGGgaatcagaggaggaggaggaggaaccgctcacagacagaaatcaggaagaggaggaggaggaggatctgAATGAGGAAGAAAGCGTGGCGTCGCAGCTGAGCGCCGCATCTCTTGAAGAACGCGAGGACGAGGAAGCAGGGGGAACTTCTCTCCTTTCGGCGAACGAGAGAAATGTATAG
- the LOC108238975 gene encoding ras and Rab interactor 1 isoform X2: protein MAQQEEPLYDFPEPPKPCQRKLPCPQRGRGSLRSISVLDRLLLTLPVWLQLSINPATALHILQREPPGTFLVRKSRTSQRKVLCVRLADDSVPSFVQQFGIREEQSTLSLESSAISFPDLPRLVSFYCVSRDVLPFPLELPEAIAKASSHKQLESISHMGIEFWSSHLNVRGPREAPKPRKDQDKKPDVATSVSPPPLPDSPPHPDSDSRPPAAPESDTGEKKPDQSPTLFHEFCPITTRSPRELDCGAGQGALCFINPLFLQSQNALCRRRMFKRSLKVRVSTETLTLLSPPLAPPPPPPLMPKTRGRCKGQKAGKGGAQPSAAAADDSQPQKQEAPSGTPHFLFEVQEEDRSTAGVEEEDASAQLPAIKEDLLDEYMTPPVTNSHSLSPYHSPSVSPMAPPLFPKSSQSLSAHNSPSASPSLSPYQSPSLSPKVLSSLSPNHSPSISPSLSPVSSSPSPLTEPPCCTPAAPSGAERESEEEEEEPLTDRNQEEEEEEDLNEEESVASQLSAASLEEREDEEAGGTSLLSANERNV, encoded by the exons atggCGCAGCAGGAAGAGCCTCTGTATGACTTCCCGGAGCCCCCCAAGCCGTGCCAACGCAAGCTGCCCTGTCCTCAGCGGGGACGGGGGTCCCTGAGGAGCATCAGCGTGCTGGACCGCCTCCTGCTGACGCTTCCCGTCTGGCTCCAGCTGTCGATCAACCCTGCCACCGCGCTGCACATCCTGCAGAGAGAGCCTCCCGGG ACGTTCCTGGTGAGGAAGTCCCGCACGTCCCAAAGGAAAGTGCTGTGTGTTCGTTTGGCGGATGACAGCGTGCCGTCCTTCGTCCAGCAGTTTGGCATCAGGGAGGAACAGTCCA CTCTGTCTCTGGAGTCTTCAGCCATCAGCTTTCCAGATCTCCCAAGGCTCGTTTCCTTTTACTGTGTCAGCAG AGATGTGCTGCCTTTCCCCCTGGAGCTCCCTGAAGCCATCGCTAAAGCTTCCTCGCACAAGCAACTGGAGTCCATCTCTCACATGGGGATAG agtTCTGGAGTTCCCACCTAAACGTCCGAGGGCCACGAGAAGCGCCCAAGCCCAGGAAAGACCAGGACAAGAAGCCAGATGTTGCCACATCCGTTTCACCTCCGCCCCTGCCAGATTCCCCTCCCCATCCGGACTCAGACAGCCGTCCTCCGGCCGCGCCCGAATCAGACACCGGCGAGAAAAAACCCGACCAAAGTCCCACGCTGTTCCACGAGTTCTGCCCGATCACGACGCGCAGCCCCCGCGAGCTGGACTGCGGCGCCGGCCAGGGGGCACTCTGCTTCATCAACCCGCTCTTCCTGCAGTCCCAGAACGCCCTGTGCAGGCGGCGCATGTTCAAACGCAGCCTCAAGGTTCGGGTTTCCACGGAGACGCTGACCCTGCTTTCGCCTCCGCTCGCGCCGCCACCTCCTCCGCCTCTCATGCCAAAAACCAGAGGGAGGTGCAAGGGCCAGAAGGCGGGGAAAGGAGGCGCTCAGCCCAGCGCGGCCGCAGCTGACGACTCCCAGCCTCAGAAACAGGAGGCCCCATCGGGAactcctcacttcctgtttgaggtgCAGGAGGAGGACCGCAGCACAGCAGGAGTCGAGGAGGAAGACGCCTCAGCTCAGCTTCCAGCGATAAAGGAGGATCTTCTAGATGAATACATGACTCCTCCAGTGACCAACTCCCACTCCCTCTCTCCTTACCACTCCCCCTCCGTTTCTCCCATGGCACCTCCTCTTTTCCCCAAATCCTCTCAGTCGCTCTCCGCTCATAATTCCCCGTCTGCCTCTCCATCCCTCTCCCCTTACCAGTCTCCATCTTTATCCCCTAAAGTCCTGTCGTCCCTCTCACCAAACCACTCGCCCAGcatctctccctccctctcccccgtctcctcctccccctccccactGACAGAACCGCCCTGCTGCACGCCTGCTGCTCCTTCAGGAGCAGAGCGGgaatcagaggaggaggaggaggaaccgctcacagacagaaatcaggaagaggaggaggaggaggatctgAATGAGGAAGAAAGCGTGGCGTCGCAGCTGAGCGCCGCATCTCTTGAAGAACGCGAGGACGAGGAAGCAGGGGGAACTTCTCTCCTTTCGGCGAACGAGAGAAATGTATAG